In the genome of Lactuca sativa cultivar Salinas chromosome 3, Lsat_Salinas_v11, whole genome shotgun sequence, the window TATATTGGTCAACTTCTACAACAAAAAATTATACATGACAATAACATCAAGACATTAAACATAACATAATCCATTACAGGAGGGTATCACAATTACATCAAATCCAGTGTAAATTGTTCCCATACATCACAGGGGTACACTATCAAGTACCAAAAATAACATCCAAAATGGTTAAACCCCAAAACACAGAAAGTACTAAACATACaatacacataaacataacattatCCTAAAAAGACACTTATACCCCTACAAACATCAAAATCCCTTGAAATCCAATCACTTACCCCCTTGGCCTTTGCAAGTTCTAGCATTGTGCCCTTTAATTTTACACTTGCTGCAAGTTACTTGGATAAACTTTCTTGTAAGCTTTCCACTCCCACTAGCAATATGGCTTTGACTCCCACTACCACTAGCAACATTGTCTCCCTTCTTCTAGCTTTTCTCCTCGGCAGATTGCCTCCTCTTTTTCTTGGGCCTTCCAGACTGATTTTTGTGTAGAGGAGGGGTGATTTTAATTGGGCATTCACTTATAGGCCACATTGTTCGACCTTTAATAGGCTCTACCGTGTACACATAAGTTGCTTTCTATGTTTCTAGCCAGTGCACCCTGTGGGCATAAGTGTGCAGTTCTCCAACTTCCTCACCATTATCTGCTTTGTCATTTAGGACTGCAATGACATGCTTACAAGGGAGTCCTATTAATTCCCACTTCCTACAACTGCATACTCTTTCAACCATGTCAACAACATGTTCATCCTGCCATGGCCCTTGCACTTGGTATTTATCTGACCCATTCCACCTAACTGTGTACTGAGATGCCCAATTCACATTCTTCTCCATGATCTTTGTTGCAGATGGGGTTAGTGGACCAACACACTTCTTTTGCACCTTTATGACATTGCATATTCTTTTCATCATATACTCCCTAATGTAGTCCAAGCGGGTTATCAGTGGCTTGTCCCTtccctcaatcaatttgctattAAAAACTTCACAAAGATTATTCAGAAGCATATCTGAAACTGCTCTGCCTGAAAACACCACAATATTGTCAGGATCAAACATATACTAATACAAAAGGATCAAACATATACCAACACAAAAGGGTAAATTTAGAAGCTGAAGTATATACATGTGAAGTGGCTTCTTGCCCAATGTTGTGGGGGAATCTGCTTCAACCAATTATAAGCTTCTACATCATATGAGCTGAATTATTGCATCCTATGATTGAACTCTGGTACTGTTGTTGATGTAGCACAATTccacaaatgttccttgtactcaTTAGTTCTCCATGTTTTTCTCATATTGTCATGTATATGCCTGAGACAAAACCTGTGCTCAGCACATGGGAACAACTGAGAAATGGCAGTCTGCAATCCCTGTAAAGGAATTAAAACATAGTTAATATAGTACATCCAAATATGTCAAATATAAACAACAAATTACAAACCTTTTGTCTGTCACTTATAAATGTGAAGTTTAAGTTTGCATATAGGTCCAGATCATCTGCAATACACTCTAGAAACCACTTCCAACTGTCAGTGTTCTCAGTCTCAACAATGGCATAAGCTAGGGGGTATATTCCATTGTTGGAGTCTACCCTAACTGCAGTTAAAATTTGTCCTGGGAAAGGGCCCTTCATAAATGCCCCatcaaaacctagaaaatccctcAGGCAAGCTCTAAAGCCCTTCTTCATTCCACCCAAACACACGTACATCCTTTTAAACCTTCTTGAGGTAGCACTTAGGTTGGGTTCTGAATCAAACTCTAACTTCACAATGGTTTCTGCATTAGTAGACTGCAACTCCAGGATGTAATCTCTAAGAACATCATATTGCTTTTTGTAATCACCCTGGACAAGTTTTTTTGCAGTAGATTTGGCCCTGGATACCTTGTGAATAGAGAATCCAACTTGATAATCCTTTTGAAGTTGGTCTTGAAGAGCTCTGACTGGGATTGTTGGGTTGGATTCAATCTGGTCCATTATCTGCTTAGAGATAAACTTTGCTGTTGCAGATCTAACTTTTCTTGTCTGGAGGCATTTATGTTGGTGGTTGTAAGTTTTTATGAACCAGTTACTATTTACATCTGACCTAGAACCTTGTATCACCCAAGGACAAGGGGTAGGTTCACCCACATGACCATCATTAAAGGCTACAGTTCCTTTACAGATTGCCCGTAACCTCATTTTGTCGTTTTTCATAAAGAATATATTCCTTCTTGTTTCCAGTGCATGCAATTGTATCTTTTCCTTTAACTCCttcttatttttatatttttgtcctatcctaaaAGTTACCTTGTGTATCTCACCTTGAGAGCACCTAGTCTCCTTCCCTAATTCCTTTATTACAGCTCTTCTTTTTCTATCTATATCAGAACCCTCATCCAATGAATCCAATTGATCATTATCTATAACATCCAACTCTTCATTGACCTCATCACTATCATTCTCtctatgctttgataatcttttttcAAGAAATTCTGCTTCAAGATCTATATTCATGTAAAAATCCCTCATATCTACTTCTACATCATGGATTATGTTGTCTTCATCCACCCAGAAATCATTATCATCACTGTCCTCACTCTCATCACTTCTTTCATGATTGTCTTCATCAGTCTCTATGTTATCTTCACTTCCATCATCAACTGCAAAATCTCTCATCTCTACATTCTCATCATTCATTTCATTTCTGTCATGATTCTCTTCTTCAGTGACTTCCTTATTAACTGCATTTTCTTCACCTTCATGAACCTCATCATCTACATTCTGTTCATTAGACTGTAAAATCTGTTGGTACAACCCAATATCAAAGTCATTAGCTGCCTCATCAAATTCATTAAATCCCTGGTCAATATCATTACATGCCTTATGAAATTCATTAAAATCTTGGTTAATATCATTACATTCCTCATcaaattcattaaatccatggtCAAATTCATTAGCTGCATCATCCTTATTCCCACCAATTCTATCAACACTAACATCATCCATCACCAATTTATTAATACATGATGACAATGGTTTGTCCTTGATAAATTCCCTTTTCTTATTATATTCAGGGGATATCGATAAGGCTAAAGCAGCTTCATTTGCTATCACAGGTGGTATGCATGTTTGTGGCATGCCACTGGGTTGGTTATTGGTTTGGGGGGGTTTGATGTTCATCAGTCTCCTCTAATTGCTCAATAATAACTTTTCTTACAGGTTTAGGAGCCATAAAGTAAGTAAGCAAGTTAGTAATACCATGTTCGGTGTAAACCCTTATCAGTTTATGCTCCTTCACATACTGGGAAAGATTGAGGACATCATCATCATTTCCTAGGGCCCATAGCCCAAAATGCATGTCTCCCTTTGGCACTCGAAAATGATAGTAGATAACTGGAGGAACTGAGTATCCTAACCCTTTCATAATCGCATCCATCTCGTGAAT includes:
- the LOC122197548 gene encoding uncharacterized protein LOC122197548 — translated: MPQTCIPPVIANEAALALSISPEYNKKREFIKDKPLSSCINKLVMDDVSVDRIGGNKDDAANEFDHGFNEFDEECNDINQDFNEFHKACNDIDQGFNEFDEAANDFDIGLYQQILQSNEQNVDDEVHEGEENAVNKEVTEEENHDRNEMNDENVEMRDFAVDDGSEDNIETDEDNHERSDESEDSDDNDFWVDEDNIIHDVEVDMRDFYMNIDLEAEFLEKRLSKHRENDSDEVNEELDVIDNDQLDSLDEGSDIDRKRRAVIKELGKETRCSQGEIHKVTFRIGQKYKNKKELKEKIQLHALETRRNIFFMKNDKMRLRAICKGTVAFNDGHVGEPTPCPWVIQGSRSDVNSNWFIKTYNHQHKCLQTRKVRSATAKFISKQIMDQIESNPTIPVRALQDQLQKDYQVGFSIHKVSRAKSTAKKLVQGDYKKQYDVLRDYILELQSTNAETIVKLEFDSEPNLSATSRRFKRMYVCLGGMKKGFRACLRDFLGFDGAFMKGPFPGQILTAVRVDSNNGIYPLAYAIVETENTDSWKWFLECIADDLDLYANLNFTFISDRQKGLQTAISQLFPCAEHRFCLRHIHDNMRKTWRTNEYKEHLWNCATSTTIPPQHWARSHFTCRAVSDMLLNNLCEVFNSKLIEGRDKPLITRLDYIREYMMKRICNVIKVQKKCVGPLTPSATKIMEKNVNWASQYTVRWNGSDKYQVQGPWQDEHVVDMVERVCSCRKWELIGLPCKHVIAVLNDKADNGEEVGELHTYAHRVHWLET